In one window of Henckelia pumila isolate YLH828 chromosome 1, ASM3356847v2, whole genome shotgun sequence DNA:
- the LOC140883201 gene encoding polyadenylate-binding protein-interacting protein 7 — protein sequence MNFPDKGASIGDKKLGAAKPTLNPNAAEFVPFALRSPAAGSSTGDASSRYITSAAASPGKAMLDRSESSVSNKSDEEAQRYWSHQLPDDITLDFKGMGIDDAQEINSLSPSNLSPTDFHEGSRYSDLTGSGFILTGQQGLSPHSIHGTRFTEKLKHPLSSYEDYPSPTGFHPSLARPWDKQNISNDQVISREGPPYNGNSRRGFLADLSNDQPLVDNMEVNPLEFLVSQFPGFAAESLGEVYFASGGDLNLTIEILTQLELQVDGGLNQILNPKAMSAPNLNALDFPALSVADGQNGLAKFSSEMDPYRSSDKESSLLYKSSSSFPSRGHTDFASVVKRMASQDSSIWKYERSGSAHPSIGSSRSSQLASSNNGGQSRSIYSDRLQNRGSANASSVWLETGDAVASMYSEMREEARDHARIRNSYFEQARQAYLVGNKALAKELSIKGQLHNMHMKAAHGKAQDSIYRQRNPDAQGNGRERMIDLHGLHVSEAIHVLKRELTVMKNTARSAGQCLLAYICVGTGHHTRGSRTPARLPTAVQRYLLEEEGLDYSEPQPGLLRVVIY from the exons ATGAACTTTCCGGATAAGGGAGCTTCCATCGGTGACAAAAAGCTTGGTGCTGCAAAACCAACTTTGAATCCCAATGCCGCTGAATTTGTTCCTTTTGCTCTGAGGTCTCCTGCTGCGGGCAGTAGCACTGGAGATGCCTCATCAAGATATATCACCTCTGCTGCAGCCTCACCAGGAAAAGCTATGTTAGATAGATCAGAATCCTCAGTTTCAAATAAGTCTGACGAAGAAGCTCAGCGGTACTGGAGCCATCAGCTTCCAGATGATATTACTCTTGACTTTAAGGGTATGGGTATTGATGATGCTCAAGAGATCAACAGCTTATCACCTTCGAACTTATCCCCAACTGATTTTCATGAAGGGTCAAGATATTCTGATCTGACTGGTAGTGGCTTTATTTTGACTGGGCAGCAGGGATTATCACCTCATTCTATTCATGGCACTAGGTTTACCGAGAAGCTCAAACATCCTCTCTCGTCCTATGAGGATTACCCATCTCCTACTGGTTTTCATCCTTCACTTGCTAGACCGTGGGACAAACAAAACATCAGCAATGATCAGGTTATTTCAAGAGAAGGACCTCCTTATAATGGAAATTCAAGACGCGGTTTTTTAGCTGACTTGTCAAATGATCAACCATTGGTGGATAACATGGAAGTGAACCCTCTTGAATTTCTGGTGTCACAATTTCCTGGTTTTGCTGCAGAAAGTCTTGGTGAGGTGTATTTTGCCAGCGGAGGTGACTTAAATCTGACAATTGAGATACTTACTCAGCTCGAG CTTCAGGTTGATGGGGGCTTGAATCAGATTCTGAATCCAAAGGCCATGTCTGCTCCAAATCTTAATGCATTGGATTTTCCTGCTCTTTCTGTAGCAGATGGTCAGAATGGTTTGGCAAAATTTAGCAGTGAGATGGATCCGTATCGGTCTTCGGATAAGGAAAGTTCACTACTGTACAAATCCAGTTCCTCCTTTCCGTCAAGAGGACACACAGATTTCGCTTCTGTTGTGAAAAGAATGGCATCTCAAGATTCTAGCATCTGGAAGTATGAACGAAGTGGTTCTGCACACCCAAGCATTGGGTCGAGTAGAAGTTCGCAACTGGCAAGCTCAAATAATGGTGGCCAAAGCAGAAGCATCTATAGTGACAGGTTGCAAAATCGAGGATCTGCTAATGCATCTTCTGTCTGGCTTGAAACTGGAGATGCCGTCG CAAGTATGTATTCTGAAATGCGGGAGGAAGCTCGTGATCATGCACGCATACGCAATTCGTACTTTGAGCAG GCACGACAGGCATACCTAGTTGGTAACAAGGCTTTGGCCAAGGAGTTGAGTATTAAAGGGCAGTTGCATAATATGCACATGAAAGCAGCCCATGGAAAGGCTCAAGACTCGATTTATCGTCAAAG GAATCCAGATGCACAAGGCAATGGAAGAGAGCGAATGATCGACCTACACGGTCTTCATGTAAGTGAAGCTATTCACGTGCTCAAACGGGAACTCACAGTAATGAAGAACACTGCCAGGTCTGCAGGCCAGTGTTTGCTGGCTTATATATGCGTTGGCACAGGTCACCACACAAGGGGTTCACGAACCCCTGCTCGACTCCCCACTGCTGTTCAGCGCTACCTACTAGAGGAAGAGGGGCTCGATTACTCCGAGCCACAGCCAGGCCTCCTTCGAGTTGTCATATACTGA
- the LOC140876184 gene encoding protein DELAY OF GERMINATION 1-like isoform X1: protein MSKSRDVSTFHTSKRQAIYIHTRTVLPCMYEEWMSLQEQELSDLLRHSLNLNKSVPNAADDDEMASLLDNIVHNFKDYAARRRRLARKDVCGFFSQSWRTTFENSISWIGGCRPSSYFRLIYALCGAEIDSRLSQFFQGYVLVFICLFEQHDLKKYLIDFTLVSKSTDGSSSEFPVLSAIQLSSIDNLQRRTIVQEEKLSTKLASLQQEIADMPLALIARKSSPDYKLNEEAIDAIGKIEEAMVCTIEEADELRLKTYQELTKILTRAQALDYIIAVKKLRLCVRAWGIEKDQERARE from the exons ATGTCGAAGTCACGAGATGTTTCTACATTCCATACATCCAAACGTCAGgcaatatatatacacacaag GACCGTGCTTCCGTGCATGTACGAGGAATGGATGAGCCTGCAAGAACAAGAACTCTCTGACCTTCTCCGACATTCCCTAAACCTCAACAAAAGTGTTCCAAACGCTGCTGATGACGATGAAATGGCTTCACTTCTCGACAACATCGTCCACAACTTCAAAGATTACGCCGCCAGGCGCCGCCGCCTCGCCCGCAAGGATGTCTGCGGCTTCTTCTCGCAGAGCTGGCGAACCACGTTCGAGAACTCCATTTCTTGGATTGGGGGCTGCAGGCCATCTTCCTATTTCAGACTCATCTACGCACTATGTGGTGCTGAAATAGACTCCAGGCTCTCTCAGTTTTTTCAAGGTTATGTGTTGGTATTCATTTGCTTGTTTGAGCAACATGATTTGAAgaaatatttgattgatttcACTTTGGTTTCGAAATCAACAGATGGTAGCAGCAGCGAGTTCCCTGTGCTCTCGGCTATCCAGCTCTCTTCGATCGATAATTTACAACGAAGAACGATTGTACAGGAAGAAAAGCTGTCGACTAAACTAGCTAGTTTGCAGCAAGAAATAGCAGATATGCCGCTTGCCCTGATCGCCAGAAAATCCAGCCCAGATTACAAGCTCAATGAAGAGGCTATAGACGCGATCGGCAAGATCGAAGAGGCCATGGTGTGTACTATTGAAGAAGCTGATGAGTTGAGGCTAAAAACATACCAAGAACTGACGAAAATACTCACACGGGCTCAAGCTCTGGATTACATAATAGCAGTCAAGAAACTTCGACTTTGCGTTCGGGCGTGGGGGATCGAGAAGGATCAAGAGCGTGCAAGGGAGTAG
- the LOC140876184 gene encoding protein DELAY OF GERMINATION 1-like isoform X2: MSKSRDVSTFHTSKRQAIYIHTRTVLPCMYEEWMSLQEQELSDLLRHSLNLNKSVPNAADDDEMASLLDNIVHNFKDYAARRRRLARKDVCGFFSQSWRTTFENSISWIGGCRPSSYFRLIYALCGAEIDSRLSQFFQDGSSSEFPVLSAIQLSSIDNLQRRTIVQEEKLSTKLASLQQEIADMPLALIARKSSPDYKLNEEAIDAIGKIEEAMVCTIEEADELRLKTYQELTKILTRAQALDYIIAVKKLRLCVRAWGIEKDQERARE; the protein is encoded by the exons ATGTCGAAGTCACGAGATGTTTCTACATTCCATACATCCAAACGTCAGgcaatatatatacacacaag GACCGTGCTTCCGTGCATGTACGAGGAATGGATGAGCCTGCAAGAACAAGAACTCTCTGACCTTCTCCGACATTCCCTAAACCTCAACAAAAGTGTTCCAAACGCTGCTGATGACGATGAAATGGCTTCACTTCTCGACAACATCGTCCACAACTTCAAAGATTACGCCGCCAGGCGCCGCCGCCTCGCCCGCAAGGATGTCTGCGGCTTCTTCTCGCAGAGCTGGCGAACCACGTTCGAGAACTCCATTTCTTGGATTGGGGGCTGCAGGCCATCTTCCTATTTCAGACTCATCTACGCACTATGTGGTGCTGAAATAGACTCCAGGCTCTCTCAGTTTTTTCAAG ATGGTAGCAGCAGCGAGTTCCCTGTGCTCTCGGCTATCCAGCTCTCTTCGATCGATAATTTACAACGAAGAACGATTGTACAGGAAGAAAAGCTGTCGACTAAACTAGCTAGTTTGCAGCAAGAAATAGCAGATATGCCGCTTGCCCTGATCGCCAGAAAATCCAGCCCAGATTACAAGCTCAATGAAGAGGCTATAGACGCGATCGGCAAGATCGAAGAGGCCATGGTGTGTACTATTGAAGAAGCTGATGAGTTGAGGCTAAAAACATACCAAGAACTGACGAAAATACTCACACGGGCTCAAGCTCTGGATTACATAATAGCAGTCAAGAAACTTCGACTTTGCGTTCGGGCGTGGGGGATCGAGAAGGATCAAGAGCGTGCAAGGGAGTAG